The Ictidomys tridecemlineatus isolate mIctTri1 chromosome 12 unlocalized genomic scaffold, mIctTri1.hap1 SUPER_12_unloc_3, whole genome shotgun sequence genome has a window encoding:
- the LOC144372309 gene encoding thymidylate synthase-like, which translates to MCSLFPCSNCTANCFSDEFPLLTTKRVFWKGVLEELPWFIKGSTNAKELSSKGVKIWDANGSRGFLDGLGLSTRQEGDLGPVYGFQWRHFGAEYKDMDSDYSGQGVDQLQKVLDTIKTNPDDRRIIMCAWNPKDISSSDALPPCHALCQFYVLNGELSCQLYQRSGDMGLGMPFYIASYSLLTYMIAHITGLQPGDFVHTLGDAHIYLNHIEPLKIQLQREPRPFPKLKILRKVEKIDDFKVEDFQIEGYNPHPTIKIEMAV; encoded by the exons ATGTGTTCTCTGTTCCCATGTTCAAACTGTACGGCCAActgtttttcagatgaatttcctCTGCTGACAACCAAACGTGTGTTCTGGAAGGGTGTTTTGGAGGAGTTGCCGTGGTTTATCAAG GGATCCACAAATGCGAAAGAACTATCTTCCAAGGGAGTGAAAATCTGGGATGCCAATGGATCTCGAGGCTTTTTGGATGGCCTGGGATTATCCACCAGACAAGAAGGGGACCTGGGCCCAGTCTATGGCTTCCAGTGGAGACATTTTGGGGCAGAATACAAAGATATGGATTCAG ATTATTCTGGTCAAGGAGTAGACCAACTGCAAAAAGTGCTTGACACCATCAAAACCAACCCTGATGACAGAAGGATCATCATGTGTGCCTGGAACCCAAAAG ACAT ATCTTCCTCTGATGCACTGCCTCCATGCCATGCCCTCTGCCAGTTCTACGTGCTGAATGGGGAGCTGTCCTGCCAGCTGTACCAGAGATCAGGTGACATGGGCCTGGGCATGCCCTTCTACATCGCCAGCTATTCCCTGCTTACCTACATGATTGCACACATCACGGGCCTGCAG CCAGGTGACTTTGTACATACTTTGGGAGATGCACATATTTACCTGAATCACATTGAGCCACTGAAAATTCAG cttcagcGAGAACCAAGACCTTTCCCAAAGCTCAAAATCCTTCGAAAGGTTGAGAAAATCGATGACTTCAAAGTTGAAGACTTTCAAATTGAGGGGTACAATCCACATCCaactattaaaatagaaatggctGTTTAG